Proteins encoded within one genomic window of Natator depressus isolate rNatDep1 chromosome 1, rNatDep2.hap1, whole genome shotgun sequence:
- the LOC141975183 gene encoding uncharacterized protein LOC141975183 isoform X2, whose protein sequence is MEQGKEPCVPDLHASIDRELPRGAYPGDGIMSENEEENPQQEGLQIEEPSVASSEKSKGKDSQSPDWEDDYEDEWGTENQERNLPGKKWGESPPRERDFRKFKDIIAQQRPHTGEKPHKCPDCGKSFSRRSNLIQHQRTHTGQRPYKCPECGKTFSLRSTLTRHQRTHLQEKPYKCTECGKSFRQSSDLITHQRVHTGETPYRCAVCGKSFGRSSNLSQHQTTHMGDRPYQCVDCLKSFRSSSALVQHRRSHTGEKPYQCSECRSCFLQSSDLIKHQRIHTGERPYQCPACGKCFSQSSSLTEHQRTHTGERPYHCTECGKRFCQSSTLIQHQRIHTGEKPYRCTECGKNFCRSSNLNQHLTIHMIKKPHRCTDCGRGFSQLTNLTIHQRIHSGQTP, encoded by the exons ATGGAACAAGGGAAAGAGCCATGTGTCCCCGATCTGCATGCCTCCATAGACAGGGAGCTCCCAAGGGGTGCCTATCCGG GTGATGGGATCATGAGTGAAAACGAGGAGGAGAATCCACAGCAGGAGGGTCTTCAGATAGAGGAACCAAGTGTAGCATCATCAGAAAAATCCAAAGGGAAAGATTCCCAGAGCCCTGACTGGGAAGATGACTATGAGGATGAGTGGGGGACAGAAAATCAGGAGAGAAACCTTCCAGGAAAGAAATGGGGTGAATCTCCTCCCCGAGAGAGAGATTTCAGGAAATTCAAAGACATTATTGCCCAGCAGAGGCCTCACACTGGAGAGAAACCTCATAAATGTCCCGACTGTGGGAAGAGCTTTAGTCGGAGATCAAACCTCATTCAGCACCAGAGGAcccacacaggccagagaccttacAAGTGCCCCGAATGTGGGAAAACCTTCAGCCTGCGCTCGACACTTACAAGACATCAGCGAACTCATCTGCAGGAGAAGCCCTATAAATGCActgagtgcgggaagagcttccgCCAGAGCTCAGACCTGATCACCCACCAGCGAGTGCACACAGGAGAGACACCTTACCGGTGTGCTGTGTGCGGGAAGAGCTTTGGGCGGAGCTCCAACCTGAGCCAACACCAGACCACGCACATGGGGGACAGACCCTATCAATGTGTTGACTGCCTGAAGAGCTTCCGGAGCAGTTCCGCCCTGGTGCAGCACCGGAGGAGCCACACGGGGGAGAAACCCTATCAGTGCTCTGAATGCAGGAGCTGCTTCCTGCAGAGCTCGGACCTGATCAAACACCAGAGGATCCACACTGGGGAGAGGCCCTACCAGTGCCCCGCCTGTGGGAAATgcttcagccagagctcctcACTCACTGAGCACCAGAGGACACACACTGGGGAGCGACCTTACCATTGCACCGAGTGCGGGAAACGTTTTTGCCAGAGCTCCACACTCATCCAGCACCAGAGGATCCATACGGGGGAGAAGCCCTACAGATGCACCGAGTGCGGGAAAAACTTCTGCCGGAGCTCCAACCTGAATCAGCATCTGACAATCCACATGATAAAGAAACCTCATCGGTGCACTGACTGTGGGAGGGGCTTCAGTCAGCTCACTAACCTTACTATACACCAGAGAATCCACTCTGGACAGACACCCTAG
- the LOC141975171 gene encoding uncharacterized protein LOC141975171 isoform X2 has protein sequence MLLGKSKERVSQRPDQETTCKGQHKSQKQRRNTARDEGGTARKHERTFRELCKPHVPERSETSEGPCTYSVCEESFEGQRDLNSHKSSIHTGKKMYKCSACGKSFRQKQELSAHARVHGAEKPFPCAECERSFSRLSHLTVHRRTHTGERPFSCPECGKHFSHLSNLTRHQRTHTGERPYSCPECERRFSNLSSLTTHLRTHTGERPFICPQCEKSFGDQSNLTTHLRTHTGERPYVCPDCQKSFSDQSTFAKHQRTHTGERPYPCPRCEKSFIHRSHLTTHQRTHTGERPYKCPGCEKRFSQLSNVTTHLRTHSGERPYVCTDCGKSFGDQSSLRKHHRTHTGERPYPCPHCGKHFSQLSNLNTHCRTHTGERPYICPHCGKSFSEQSNLAKHLRTHPGERPSPWPHSETSLMHISQRSVHQRNHKEEGAYKCTDCDKVFSEQLDLVEHLKAHPRERPNSDKSVIQKSSLVKLQRLHQRLKP, from the coding sequence ATGTTATTGGGGAAATCAAAAGAGAGAGTTTCCCAGAGACCTGACCAGGAAACTACCTGCAAAGGGCAGCACAAGTCACAAAAGCAGAGGAGAAACACAGCCAGGGATGAGGGAGGTACCGCAAGGAAACATGAAAGGACTTTCAGGGAACTGTGCAAGCCCCATGTGCCAGAGAGGTCGGAGACAAGTGAGGGACCGTGCACATATTCTGTGTGTGAGGAAAGCTTTGAGGGGCAGAGAGACCTGAATAGCCACAAGAGCAGCATTCACACAGGAAAGAAAATGTATAAATGTAGTgcctgtgggaaaagcttcaggcAAAAGCAGGAGCTCTCGGCACACGCAAGAGTCCATGGAGCCGAGAAACCCTTCCCCTGTGCTGAGTGTGAGAGGAGCTTCAGTCGGCTTTCCCATCTCACTGTACACCGGAGAACCCACACGGGGGAaaggcccttctcctgccctgaGTGCGGGAAACACTTCAGCCACCTCTCAAACCTCACTAGAcaccagagaacccacacaggggAAAGGCCCTACAGCTGCCCTGAGTGTGAGAGGCGCTTCAGTAACCTGAGCAGTCTCACCACCCACCTGAGgacccacacaggggagaggccttTCATCTGCCCCCAGTGTGAGAAGAGCTTTGGTGACCAGTCTAATCTCACCACCCACTTGAGGACCCACACTGGGGAGAGGCCCTATGTGTGTCCTGACTGCCAGAAGAGCTTCAGCGACCAATCGACTTTCGCCAAGCACCAGAGAACCCACACGGGGGAGAGACCCTACCCCTGCCCCCGCTGCGAGAAGAGCTTCATCCATAGATCCCACCTCACTACGCACCAGCGGacccacacaggggagagacctTACAAATGCCCTGGCTGTGAGAAGCGCTTCAGCCAGCTCTCCAACGTCACCACCCACCTGAGGACCCATTCGGGAGAGAGGCCCTATGTCTGCACCGACTGTGGGAAGAGCTTTGGCGACCAGTCGAGTTTGAGGAAGCACCACCGGACCCACACGGGTGAGAGACCCTATCCCTGTCCCCACTGCGGGAAACACTTCAGCCAGCTCTCCAATCTCAACACCCACTGCAGAACCCACACCGGCGAGAGGCCATACATCTGTCCGCACTGTGGCAAGAGCTTCAGTGAGCAGTCGAACTTGGCCAAGCACCTGAGAACCCACCCAGGGGAGAGGCCCTCCCCTTGGCCCCACAGCGAGACGAGCCTAATGCACATCTCACAGCGCTCTGTGCACCAGAGAAACCACAAGGAGGAGGGGGCCTACAAATGTACCGACTGCGACAAGGTCTTCAGCGAGCAGTTGGACCTGGTGGAGCACCTGAAAGCCCACCCGAGGGAGAGACCTAACAGTGACAAGAGCGTCATCCAAAAATCGTCTCTGGTGAAACTTCAGAGGCTTCATCAGAGATTGAAACCATAG
- the LOC141975171 gene encoding uncharacterized protein LOC141975171 isoform X1 has product MAEGVVSMPEREDYTRLSSLGKCGGILSRTEKHHKEGRENLKLLGMLLGKSKERVSQRPDQETTCKGQHKSQKQRRNTARDEGGTARKHERTFRELCKPHVPERSETSEGPCTYSVCEESFEGQRDLNSHKSSIHTGKKMYKCSACGKSFRQKQELSAHARVHGAEKPFPCAECERSFSRLSHLTVHRRTHTGERPFSCPECGKHFSHLSNLTRHQRTHTGERPYSCPECERRFSNLSSLTTHLRTHTGERPFICPQCEKSFGDQSNLTTHLRTHTGERPYVCPDCQKSFSDQSTFAKHQRTHTGERPYPCPRCEKSFIHRSHLTTHQRTHTGERPYKCPGCEKRFSQLSNVTTHLRTHSGERPYVCTDCGKSFGDQSSLRKHHRTHTGERPYPCPHCGKHFSQLSNLNTHCRTHTGERPYICPHCGKSFSEQSNLAKHLRTHPGERPSPWPHSETSLMHISQRSVHQRNHKEEGAYKCTDCDKVFSEQLDLVEHLKAHPRERPNSDKSVIQKSSLVKLQRLHQRLKP; this is encoded by the exons ATGGCAGAAGGAGTTGTATCAATGCCTGAGAGAGAAGACTATACCAGGTTGTCTTCACTGGGTAAAT GTGGTGGGATCCTGAGCAGAACTGAGAAGCATCACAAAGAAGGTCGTGAGAACCTGAAGCTGCTGGGAATGTTATTGGGGAAATCAAAAGAGAGAGTTTCCCAGAGACCTGACCAGGAAACTACCTGCAAAGGGCAGCACAAGTCACAAAAGCAGAGGAGAAACACAGCCAGGGATGAGGGAGGTACCGCAAGGAAACATGAAAGGACTTTCAGGGAACTGTGCAAGCCCCATGTGCCAGAGAGGTCGGAGACAAGTGAGGGACCGTGCACATATTCTGTGTGTGAGGAAAGCTTTGAGGGGCAGAGAGACCTGAATAGCCACAAGAGCAGCATTCACACAGGAAAGAAAATGTATAAATGTAGTgcctgtgggaaaagcttcaggcAAAAGCAGGAGCTCTCGGCACACGCAAGAGTCCATGGAGCCGAGAAACCCTTCCCCTGTGCTGAGTGTGAGAGGAGCTTCAGTCGGCTTTCCCATCTCACTGTACACCGGAGAACCCACACGGGGGAaaggcccttctcctgccctgaGTGCGGGAAACACTTCAGCCACCTCTCAAACCTCACTAGAcaccagagaacccacacaggggAAAGGCCCTACAGCTGCCCTGAGTGTGAGAGGCGCTTCAGTAACCTGAGCAGTCTCACCACCCACCTGAGgacccacacaggggagaggccttTCATCTGCCCCCAGTGTGAGAAGAGCTTTGGTGACCAGTCTAATCTCACCACCCACTTGAGGACCCACACTGGGGAGAGGCCCTATGTGTGTCCTGACTGCCAGAAGAGCTTCAGCGACCAATCGACTTTCGCCAAGCACCAGAGAACCCACACGGGGGAGAGACCCTACCCCTGCCCCCGCTGCGAGAAGAGCTTCATCCATAGATCCCACCTCACTACGCACCAGCGGacccacacaggggagagacctTACAAATGCCCTGGCTGTGAGAAGCGCTTCAGCCAGCTCTCCAACGTCACCACCCACCTGAGGACCCATTCGGGAGAGAGGCCCTATGTCTGCACCGACTGTGGGAAGAGCTTTGGCGACCAGTCGAGTTTGAGGAAGCACCACCGGACCCACACGGGTGAGAGACCCTATCCCTGTCCCCACTGCGGGAAACACTTCAGCCAGCTCTCCAATCTCAACACCCACTGCAGAACCCACACCGGCGAGAGGCCATACATCTGTCCGCACTGTGGCAAGAGCTTCAGTGAGCAGTCGAACTTGGCCAAGCACCTGAGAACCCACCCAGGGGAGAGGCCCTCCCCTTGGCCCCACAGCGAGACGAGCCTAATGCACATCTCACAGCGCTCTGTGCACCAGAGAAACCACAAGGAGGAGGGGGCCTACAAATGTACCGACTGCGACAAGGTCTTCAGCGAGCAGTTGGACCTGGTGGAGCACCTGAAAGCCCACCCGAGGGAGAGACCTAACAGTGACAAGAGCGTCATCCAAAAATCGTCTCTGGTGAAACTTCAGAGGCTTCATCAGAGATTGAAACCATAG
- the LOC141975183 gene encoding uncharacterized protein LOC141975183 isoform X1, whose protein sequence is MEQGKEPCVPDLHASIDRELPRGAYPAGDGIMSENEEENPQQEGLQIEEPSVASSEKSKGKDSQSPDWEDDYEDEWGTENQERNLPGKKWGESPPRERDFRKFKDIIAQQRPHTGEKPHKCPDCGKSFSRRSNLIQHQRTHTGQRPYKCPECGKTFSLRSTLTRHQRTHLQEKPYKCTECGKSFRQSSDLITHQRVHTGETPYRCAVCGKSFGRSSNLSQHQTTHMGDRPYQCVDCLKSFRSSSALVQHRRSHTGEKPYQCSECRSCFLQSSDLIKHQRIHTGERPYQCPACGKCFSQSSSLTEHQRTHTGERPYHCTECGKRFCQSSTLIQHQRIHTGEKPYRCTECGKNFCRSSNLNQHLTIHMIKKPHRCTDCGRGFSQLTNLTIHQRIHSGQTP, encoded by the exons ATGGAACAAGGGAAAGAGCCATGTGTCCCCGATCTGCATGCCTCCATAGACAGGGAGCTCCCAAGGGGTGCCTATCCGG CAGGTGATGGGATCATGAGTGAAAACGAGGAGGAGAATCCACAGCAGGAGGGTCTTCAGATAGAGGAACCAAGTGTAGCATCATCAGAAAAATCCAAAGGGAAAGATTCCCAGAGCCCTGACTGGGAAGATGACTATGAGGATGAGTGGGGGACAGAAAATCAGGAGAGAAACCTTCCAGGAAAGAAATGGGGTGAATCTCCTCCCCGAGAGAGAGATTTCAGGAAATTCAAAGACATTATTGCCCAGCAGAGGCCTCACACTGGAGAGAAACCTCATAAATGTCCCGACTGTGGGAAGAGCTTTAGTCGGAGATCAAACCTCATTCAGCACCAGAGGAcccacacaggccagagaccttacAAGTGCCCCGAATGTGGGAAAACCTTCAGCCTGCGCTCGACACTTACAAGACATCAGCGAACTCATCTGCAGGAGAAGCCCTATAAATGCActgagtgcgggaagagcttccgCCAGAGCTCAGACCTGATCACCCACCAGCGAGTGCACACAGGAGAGACACCTTACCGGTGTGCTGTGTGCGGGAAGAGCTTTGGGCGGAGCTCCAACCTGAGCCAACACCAGACCACGCACATGGGGGACAGACCCTATCAATGTGTTGACTGCCTGAAGAGCTTCCGGAGCAGTTCCGCCCTGGTGCAGCACCGGAGGAGCCACACGGGGGAGAAACCCTATCAGTGCTCTGAATGCAGGAGCTGCTTCCTGCAGAGCTCGGACCTGATCAAACACCAGAGGATCCACACTGGGGAGAGGCCCTACCAGTGCCCCGCCTGTGGGAAATgcttcagccagagctcctcACTCACTGAGCACCAGAGGACACACACTGGGGAGCGACCTTACCATTGCACCGAGTGCGGGAAACGTTTTTGCCAGAGCTCCACACTCATCCAGCACCAGAGGATCCATACGGGGGAGAAGCCCTACAGATGCACCGAGTGCGGGAAAAACTTCTGCCGGAGCTCCAACCTGAATCAGCATCTGACAATCCACATGATAAAGAAACCTCATCGGTGCACTGACTGTGGGAGGGGCTTCAGTCAGCTCACTAACCTTACTATACACCAGAGAATCCACTCTGGACAGACACCCTAG
- the LOC141975183 gene encoding uncharacterized protein LOC141975183 isoform X3 → MNPPGAAGSAGDGIMSENEEENPQQEGLQIEEPSVASSEKSKGKDSQSPDWEDDYEDEWGTENQERNLPGKKWGESPPRERDFRKFKDIIAQQRPHTGEKPHKCPDCGKSFSRRSNLIQHQRTHTGQRPYKCPECGKTFSLRSTLTRHQRTHLQEKPYKCTECGKSFRQSSDLITHQRVHTGETPYRCAVCGKSFGRSSNLSQHQTTHMGDRPYQCVDCLKSFRSSSALVQHRRSHTGEKPYQCSECRSCFLQSSDLIKHQRIHTGERPYQCPACGKCFSQSSSLTEHQRTHTGERPYHCTECGKRFCQSSTLIQHQRIHTGEKPYRCTECGKNFCRSSNLNQHLTIHMIKKPHRCTDCGRGFSQLTNLTIHQRIHSGQTP, encoded by the exons ATGAATCCCCCGGGAGCAGCTGGGAGCG CAGGTGATGGGATCATGAGTGAAAACGAGGAGGAGAATCCACAGCAGGAGGGTCTTCAGATAGAGGAACCAAGTGTAGCATCATCAGAAAAATCCAAAGGGAAAGATTCCCAGAGCCCTGACTGGGAAGATGACTATGAGGATGAGTGGGGGACAGAAAATCAGGAGAGAAACCTTCCAGGAAAGAAATGGGGTGAATCTCCTCCCCGAGAGAGAGATTTCAGGAAATTCAAAGACATTATTGCCCAGCAGAGGCCTCACACTGGAGAGAAACCTCATAAATGTCCCGACTGTGGGAAGAGCTTTAGTCGGAGATCAAACCTCATTCAGCACCAGAGGAcccacacaggccagagaccttacAAGTGCCCCGAATGTGGGAAAACCTTCAGCCTGCGCTCGACACTTACAAGACATCAGCGAACTCATCTGCAGGAGAAGCCCTATAAATGCActgagtgcgggaagagcttccgCCAGAGCTCAGACCTGATCACCCACCAGCGAGTGCACACAGGAGAGACACCTTACCGGTGTGCTGTGTGCGGGAAGAGCTTTGGGCGGAGCTCCAACCTGAGCCAACACCAGACCACGCACATGGGGGACAGACCCTATCAATGTGTTGACTGCCTGAAGAGCTTCCGGAGCAGTTCCGCCCTGGTGCAGCACCGGAGGAGCCACACGGGGGAGAAACCCTATCAGTGCTCTGAATGCAGGAGCTGCTTCCTGCAGAGCTCGGACCTGATCAAACACCAGAGGATCCACACTGGGGAGAGGCCCTACCAGTGCCCCGCCTGTGGGAAATgcttcagccagagctcctcACTCACTGAGCACCAGAGGACACACACTGGGGAGCGACCTTACCATTGCACCGAGTGCGGGAAACGTTTTTGCCAGAGCTCCACACTCATCCAGCACCAGAGGATCCATACGGGGGAGAAGCCCTACAGATGCACCGAGTGCGGGAAAAACTTCTGCCGGAGCTCCAACCTGAATCAGCATCTGACAATCCACATGATAAAGAAACCTCATCGGTGCACTGACTGTGGGAGGGGCTTCAGTCAGCTCACTAACCTTACTATACACCAGAGAATCCACTCTGGACAGACACCCTAG
- the LOC141975183 gene encoding uncharacterized protein LOC141975183 isoform X4, whose amino-acid sequence MNPPGAAGSGDGIMSENEEENPQQEGLQIEEPSVASSEKSKGKDSQSPDWEDDYEDEWGTENQERNLPGKKWGESPPRERDFRKFKDIIAQQRPHTGEKPHKCPDCGKSFSRRSNLIQHQRTHTGQRPYKCPECGKTFSLRSTLTRHQRTHLQEKPYKCTECGKSFRQSSDLITHQRVHTGETPYRCAVCGKSFGRSSNLSQHQTTHMGDRPYQCVDCLKSFRSSSALVQHRRSHTGEKPYQCSECRSCFLQSSDLIKHQRIHTGERPYQCPACGKCFSQSSSLTEHQRTHTGERPYHCTECGKRFCQSSTLIQHQRIHTGEKPYRCTECGKNFCRSSNLNQHLTIHMIKKPHRCTDCGRGFSQLTNLTIHQRIHSGQTP is encoded by the exons ATGAATCCCCCGGGAGCAGCTGGGAGCG GTGATGGGATCATGAGTGAAAACGAGGAGGAGAATCCACAGCAGGAGGGTCTTCAGATAGAGGAACCAAGTGTAGCATCATCAGAAAAATCCAAAGGGAAAGATTCCCAGAGCCCTGACTGGGAAGATGACTATGAGGATGAGTGGGGGACAGAAAATCAGGAGAGAAACCTTCCAGGAAAGAAATGGGGTGAATCTCCTCCCCGAGAGAGAGATTTCAGGAAATTCAAAGACATTATTGCCCAGCAGAGGCCTCACACTGGAGAGAAACCTCATAAATGTCCCGACTGTGGGAAGAGCTTTAGTCGGAGATCAAACCTCATTCAGCACCAGAGGAcccacacaggccagagaccttacAAGTGCCCCGAATGTGGGAAAACCTTCAGCCTGCGCTCGACACTTACAAGACATCAGCGAACTCATCTGCAGGAGAAGCCCTATAAATGCActgagtgcgggaagagcttccgCCAGAGCTCAGACCTGATCACCCACCAGCGAGTGCACACAGGAGAGACACCTTACCGGTGTGCTGTGTGCGGGAAGAGCTTTGGGCGGAGCTCCAACCTGAGCCAACACCAGACCACGCACATGGGGGACAGACCCTATCAATGTGTTGACTGCCTGAAGAGCTTCCGGAGCAGTTCCGCCCTGGTGCAGCACCGGAGGAGCCACACGGGGGAGAAACCCTATCAGTGCTCTGAATGCAGGAGCTGCTTCCTGCAGAGCTCGGACCTGATCAAACACCAGAGGATCCACACTGGGGAGAGGCCCTACCAGTGCCCCGCCTGTGGGAAATgcttcagccagagctcctcACTCACTGAGCACCAGAGGACACACACTGGGGAGCGACCTTACCATTGCACCGAGTGCGGGAAACGTTTTTGCCAGAGCTCCACACTCATCCAGCACCAGAGGATCCATACGGGGGAGAAGCCCTACAGATGCACCGAGTGCGGGAAAAACTTCTGCCGGAGCTCCAACCTGAATCAGCATCTGACAATCCACATGATAAAGAAACCTCATCGGTGCACTGACTGTGGGAGGGGCTTCAGTCAGCTCACTAACCTTACTATACACCAGAGAATCCACTCTGGACAGACACCCTAG